Proteins encoded by one window of Fusarium graminearum PH-1 chromosome 1, whole genome shotgun sequence:
- a CDS encoding DNA-directed RNA polymerase II largest subunit, translated as MANLYFTHSSAPLKTVEEIQFGLMSPEEIKNMSVCHIVYPETMDENKTKPRDGGLNDLLLGSIDRSFRCKTCTQAMGECPGHFGHIELAKPVYHPGFIKKVKKILEIVCHNCSKVLADSRDPEFAAAINTRDPKVRFHRVWEACKKKKRCENDEPKQKDDEFAATLKTGPLEGHGGCGNVQPAVRQGALQLKAAFEVTVDEDGQKTKKKETIPITPETAHGILRRISEEDLVNMGLNSDYARPEWMVLTVLPVPPPPVRPSISMDGTGTGMRNEDDLTYKLGDIIRANGNVKQAIREGSPQHIARDFEELLQYHVATYMDNDIAGQPRALQKSGRPVKAIRARLKGKEGRLRGNLMGKRVDFSARTVITGDANLSLHEVGVPRSIARTLTYPETVTPYNIEKLHQLVENGPNEHPGAQYVVRPDGSRIDLRHHRRAGAISLEYGWKVERHLMTGDYIIFNRQPSLHKESMMGHRVRVMPYSTFRLNLSVTSPYNADFDGDEMNLHVPQSEETRAEVKELCLVPLNIVSPQKNGPLMGIVQDSLAGAYKMCRRDVFLTKEQIMNCMLWVPNWDGVIPQPAIYKPRPRWTGKQLISMVIPKEVTIFNGTDSGESAPLKDEGLLIQAGQLMYGLLTKKSVGASAGGIVHISYNELGPEGAMAFLNGVQQVVTYWLLQNGHSIGIGDTIPDAVTIAKVQAHIDDEKAEVARLTAMATANELEALPGMNVRATFENKVSMALNQARDKAGTTTQKSLKDSNNAVTMASSGSKGSSINISQMTALVGQQIVEGKRIPFGFKYRTLPHFTKDDYSPEARGFVENSYLRGLTPSEFFFHAMAGREGLIDTAVKTAETGYIQRRLVKALEDLSARYDGTVRNSLGDIVQFLYGEDGLDAMIIENQKLGILNMSNTAFEKKYRLDLANPPEWFKHDYEFGNELTGDRPSMALLDEEWERLVHDRTRIRAINRAKGNEEMMQLPLNITRIIESAKRVFNVKANDRSNLRPSDVIPAVQNMLDNMKIVRGTDPISLEADANASILFKGLLRSRLAFKEVVKEHRLNRLAFDHILGELQNRWDRAFVNPGEMVGVLAAQSIGEPATQMTLNTFHFAGVSSKNVTLGVPRLKEILNLAKNIKTPSMAVYLNTPLAKQEQAKKLRSMVEYTNLRSVTSVTEIYYDPNVTETNIPEDLDMVESYYMIPDESVDPTANQSRWLLRITLDRQKLLDKEIKIDDVAQRIKEEYPTDLAVIFSDNNADEQVIRIRTIHTGDKDDDGDGGRMEDDVMLKRLEAHLLDTLTLRGVPGIERAFLTKGTKLSEDDDGALLAIKDDPRCTQWYLDTSGTALRDVLAVDGVDATRTYTNDLYQIVEVFGIEAARSALAKELTNVLAFDGSYVNHRHIALLVDVMTYRGVISAVTRHGINRADTGALMRCSFEETVEILLEAAATGELDDCRGISENVMLGQMAPMGTGNFDVLLDPKMLETVISDNSRMGLMAGMPTKSGDIEGAATPYDTGSPMADSGYLSMSSPAAGNFSPIQGAGSDTPAGFDTVYGGGSVGFGGTTPMSPYNRGAASPFSSTSPTSPFSYSPTSPNMGYSPTSPLIDGGGMGRYGPTSPSFSPSSPSFSPTSPMLRPTSPASPSYSPTSPSYSPTSPSSPRHYSPTSPAQFNSPTSPSYSPASPNYSPTSPNVHGAGGPTSPSYSPASPSWSPTSPEAYSPTSPTFQRSPTTQQSPTSPSYSPTSPAFSPRTPGPGTSGNQYSPNSPSND; from the exons ATGGCTAACCTTTACTTCACCCACTCGAGCGCTCCGCTCAAGACAGTGGAAGAGATTCAATTCGGTTTGATGTCTCctgaagagatcaagaataTGAGTGTCTGTCACATCGTTTACCCCGAAACCATggacgagaacaagacaaaaccTCGTGATGGTGGTCTCAACGATCTGCTTCTAGGTTCGATCGACAGATCGTTCCGATGCAAGACCTGCACACAAGCCATGGGCGAGTGTCCCGGTCACTTCGGCCACATCGAGCTGGCCAAGCCCGTCTACCATCCTGGATTTATCAAGaaagtcaagaagatcctgGAGATTGTTTGCCACAATTGTAGCAAAGTGCTAGCCGACTCT AGAGATCCCGAGTTCGCTGCAGCCATCAACACTCGAGATCCTAAAGTTCGATTCCACCGAGTGTGGGAAGCTtgcaagaagaaaaagcgATGTGAAAACGACGAGCcgaaacaaaaagatgaCGAATTTGCTGCGACGCTCAAGACTGGCCCCTTGGAAGGCCATGGCGGCTGTGGTAACGTTCAACCCGCTGTTCGACAAGGTGCTCTGCAACTCAAGGCCGCTTTCGAAGTTACagttgacgaggatggccaaaagacgaagaagaaggagacgatACCCATCACACCCGAGACCGCTCACGGCATTTTGAGAAGGATTTCTGAGGAAGATCTAGTTAACATGGGTCTCAACTCAGACTACGCTCGTCCCGAATGGATGGTTCTTACCGTCCTTCCTGTGCCACCACCTCCTGTCCGTCCTAGTATTTCTATGGACGGCACTGGAACTGGTATGCGCAACGAAGATGATTTGACCTACAAGCTGGGTGATATCATTCGCGCCAACGGAAACGTGAAGCAGGCTATTCGTGAGGGATCGCCCCAGCACATTGCTAGAGATTTTGAAGAGCTGCTGCAATATCACGTTGCCACGTACATGGATAACGATATTGCTGGCCAACCTCGTGCCCTGCAAAAGAGCGGTCGACCTGTCAAGGCTATTCGAGCCCGTCTAAAGGGTAAGGAAGGTCGTCTCCGAGGTAACTTGATGGGTAAGCGTGTCGATTTCTCTGCACGTACCGTCATTACTGGTGATGCCAACCTTTCCCTCCATGAGGTCGGTGTGCCTCGTAGCATCGCCCGAACCCTTACTTATCCCGAGACTGTCACTCCTTACAACATCGAGAAGCTGCATCAACTTGTTGAGAACGGACCCAACGAACACCCCGGTGCCCAGTATGTTGTTCGACCAGATGGTTCTCGAATTGACTTGCGACATCACCGACGTGCTGGAGCAATCTCACTGGAGTATGGATGGAAGGTAGAGCGTCATCTGATGACTGGTGAttacatcatcttcaaccgTCAACCGTCTTTGCACAAGGAGTCTATGATGGGTCATCGTGTCCGTGTTATGCCTTACTCCACCTTCCGTCTCAACCTGTCTGTTACTTCTCCTTACAACGCCGATTTTGACGGTGACGAGATGAACCTTCACGTCCCGCAGAGTGAAGAGACACGtgccgaggtcaaggagcttTGTCTAGTCCCTCTCAACATTGTATCTCCCCAGAAGAACGGCCCCCTCATGGGTATTGTCCAGGACTCTCTCGCTGGAGCCTACAAGATGTGCCGTCGAGATGTTTTCCTCACCAAGGAGCAGATCATGAACTGCATGCTTTGGGTCCCTAACTGGGATGGTGTCATTCCCCAGCCAGCTATTTACAAGCCCCGCCCTCGCTGGACTGGTAAGCAGCTCATCAGCATGGTTATCCCTAAGGAGGTTACCATTTTCAACGGTACCGACTCTGGCGAAAGTGCCCCTCTTAAGGACGAGGGTCTCTTGATTCAGGCCGGTCAATTGATGTATGGCCTTCTTACAAAGAAGAGTGTTGGTGCTTCTGCCGGCGGTATTGTGCATATCAGCTACAATGAGTTGGGACCCGAGGGTGCCATGGCTTTCCTGAACGGAGTGCAGCAAGTTGTCACATACTGGCTTCTACAGAACGGTCACAGTATTGGTATCGGTGACACGATTCCCGATGCGGTGACCATCGCCAAGGTTCAGGCGCACATTGACGATGAGAAGGCCGAGGTCGCTCGCTTGACGGCGATGGCTACTGCCAACGAGCTTGAGGCTCTGCCTGGTATGAACGTTCGAGCGACTTTCGAAAACAAGGTCTCTATGGCTCTCAACCAGGCCCGTGACAAGGCTGGTACCACAACACAGAAGAGTTTGAAGGATTCAAACAATGCTGtcaccatggcttcttcaggTTCCAAGGGTTCTTCTATCAACATTTCGCAAATGACTGCGCTTGTCGGTCAACAAATCGTCGAAGGAAAGCGCATTCCCTTTGGTTTCAAGTATCGTACTCTGCCTCATTTCACCAAGGATGATTATTCTCCCGAAGCCCGTGGTTTCGTCGAGAACTCTTACCTACGTGGTCTTACCCCTAGCGAGTTTTTCTTCCACGCCATGGCTGGTCGAGAAGGTCTCATTGATACTGCGGTCAAGACTGCTGAAACTGGTTACATTCAGCGACGATTGgtcaaggctcttgaagACCTTTCTGCGCGCTACGATGGTACTGTTCGTAATTCTCTGGGCGACATTGTTCAATTCCTTTATGGCGAAGACGGTCTCGATGCTATGATCATTGAGAATCAGAAGCTGGGAATTCTCAACATGTCGAATACcgctttcgagaagaagtaccGTCTCGATCTCGCTAACCCTCCTGAGTGGTTCAAGCATGATTATGAATTCGGTAATGAGTTGACTGGTGACAGGCCTTCTATGGCCCTCCTTGATGAGGAATGGGAGAGATTGGTGCATGATCGCACTCGGATCCGAGCAATCAACCGCGCGAAGGGCAATGAGGAAATGATGCAGCTCCCACTGAATATTACTCGCATTATCGAGTCAGCGAAGCGCGTCTTTAATGTCAAAGCCAATGACCGAAGTAACTTGCGACCTTCGGACGTCATCCCAGCAGTGCAAAACATGCTGGACAACATGAAGATTGTCCGCGGAACCGACCCAATCTCATTGGAGGCTGACGCGAACGcctccattctcttcaaggGACTGTTGCGTTCTCGACTTGCTTTCAAGGAAGTCGTCAAGGAGCACCGACTAAACAGGCTGGCTTTCGACCATATTCTGGGCGAACTTCAAAACAGATGGGACCGTGCTTTCGTCAACCCTGGTGAAatggttggtgttttggcTGCCCAGTCCATTGGTGAGCCTGCCACTCAGATGACACTGAACACCTTCCATTTCGCTGGTGTGTCTTCCAAGAACGTCACCCTGGGTGTGCCTCGTCTCAAAGAAAttctcaacttggccaagaacatcaagactCCTAGCATGGCTGTGTACCTAAACACACCTCTTGCTAAGCAAgagcaagccaagaagctgcGAAGTATGGTCGAATACACCAACCTTCGCTCTGTCACTTCAGTCACTGAGATCTACTATGACCCCAACGTTACCGAGACAAACATTCCTGAGGATTTGGACATGGTCGAATCTTACTACATGATTCCCGACGAAAGCGTTGATCCCACTGCCAACCAGTCGCGATGGCTTCTACGTATCACCCTCGATCgacagaagcttctcgacaaggagatcaagattgatgaCGTTGCTCAGCGCATCAAGGAGGAGTATCCCACCGATCTGGCGGTCATTTTCAGTGACAACAACGCCGATGAGCAAGTTATTCGCATCCGAACCATTCACACTGGTGATAaggacgatgatggcgacgGTGGCCGAATGGAAGATGACGTTATGCTAAAGCGCCTGGAAGCCCATCTTTTGGATACGCTTACTCTCCGTGGTGTCCCTGGCATCGAACGTGCTTTCTTGACCAAGGGAACTAAGCTTagcgaagacgacgatggaGCGTTGCTTGCCATTAAAGACGACCCTCGCTGCACACAATGGTACTTGGATACCAGTGGTACTGCTCTCCGTGACGTGTTGGCTGTGGATGGTGTCGACGCGACTCGAACATACACCAACGATCTTTACCAGATTGTTGAGGTGTTTGGTATTGAGGCTGCTCGTTCGGCCCTTGCAAAGGAGTTGACAAACGTGTTGGCCTTTGATGGTTCTTACGTCAACCATCGTCATATTGCTCTCCTTGTAGACGTGATGACCTACAGGGGTGTCATCTCTGCTGTCACACGACACGGAATCAACCGAGCTGATACTGGTGCTCTGATGCGTTGTTCGTTCGAGGAAACCGTCGAGATTCTGCTTGAAGCTGCGGCGACAGGTGAATTGGATGACTGCCGTGGTATCTCTGAAAACGTCATGCTTGGACAGATGGCGCCAATGGGTACTGGTAACTTTGACGTTCTTCTGGATCCTAAGATGCTCGAGACTGTCATCTCGGACAACTCTCGCATGGGCTTGATGGCAGGCATGCCTACAAAGAGTGGAGATATCGAGGGAGCTGCTACTCCTTACGACACGGGTTCTCCCATGGCGGATTCGGGTTACCTGAGCATGAGTTctcctgctgctggaaaCTTCTCTCCTATCCAGGGAGCCGGATCGGACACGCCTGCTGGCTTCGATACCGTATATGGTGGTGGTAGCGTTGGCTTTGGCGGTACCACTCCTATGAGCCCGTACAACCGTGGAGCGGCCAGTCCCTTCAGCAGTACTTCGCCGACGTCACCATTCAGTTACTCACCCACGTCGCCCAACATGGGATACTCGCCCACTTCACCTCTTATCGATGGCGGTGGCATGGGTCGATATGGACCGACATCACCGTCTTTCAGCccatcgtcaccatcatTCTCGCCCACCTCGCCCATGTTACGGCCTACCAGCCCAGCCAGCCCAAGCTACAGCCCGACGTCACCAAGCTACTCGCCTACTTCGCCGTCGTCTCCCCGACACTACTCGCCTACATCACCGGCGCAGTTCAACTCTCCCACTTCTCCCAGCTACTCCCCGGCAAGCCCCAACTACAGCCCGACGTCGCCCAACGTGCATGGTGCTGGCGGCCCAACCTCGCCATCTTACTCCCCAGCATCTCCCTCCTGGTCGCCGACATCTCCTGAAGCTTACTCGCCAACGAGTCCAACCTTCCAGAGAAGTCCTACGACTCAGCAGTCGCCTACCAGCCCAAGTTACTCGCCTACATCGCCTGCTTTCTCTCCCCGCACGCCGGGCCCGGGAACGTCTGGAAACCAATA CTCTCCTAACTCGCCCTCAAACGATTAA